In one window of Ruminococcus albus AD2013 DNA:
- a CDS encoding ABC transporter ATP-binding protein: MASVSLREIYKKYAGGVIAVSDFNIEIKDKEFIILVGPSGCGKSTTLRMIAGLEEISEGELYIGDRLVNDVAPKDRDIAMVFQNYALYPHMTVFENMAFGLKLRKVPKDEIARKVEEAGRILDISHLLDRKPKALSGGQRQRVALGRAIVRNPQVFLLDEPLSNLDAKLRAQMRTEISKLHKKLGTTFIYVTHDQTEAMTMGDRIVVMKDGYIQQIDTPTNLYNNPVNQFVAGFIGSPQMNFIDARLLKRDGKYVVEFGSEDTKNSKGVKYEVEVPESKADPEALEPLVNQEVVLGVRPECIHDEEMFLSAAKTGIINATVEVTEMMGAETYLYLTCEGINLTARVSPRSTARPQDEIQVALDPNRIHIFDKETEKAIVN; encoded by the coding sequence ATGGCAAGCGTATCATTAAGAGAAATTTATAAGAAGTATGCCGGCGGCGTTATCGCTGTTTCCGACTTCAACATTGAGATCAAGGATAAGGAATTCATAATCCTGGTTGGCCCTTCCGGCTGCGGTAAGTCTACTACACTGAGAATGATTGCAGGTCTGGAGGAGATCAGTGAAGGTGAGCTGTACATCGGAGACAGACTTGTTAACGACGTAGCTCCTAAGGACAGAGATATCGCAATGGTTTTCCAGAACTATGCTCTGTATCCTCATATGACAGTTTTTGAGAACATGGCATTCGGTCTGAAGCTGAGAAAGGTTCCCAAGGACGAGATCGCGAGAAAGGTTGAAGAAGCTGGTAGAATCCTGGATATCTCTCACCTGCTCGACAGAAAGCCTAAGGCTCTGTCCGGTGGTCAGAGACAGCGTGTGGCTCTGGGTAGAGCTATCGTTCGTAATCCTCAGGTATTCCTGCTCGACGAGCCTCTTTCCAACCTGGATGCTAAGCTGAGAGCTCAGATGAGAACTGAGATCTCCAAGCTGCACAAGAAGCTGGGTACAACATTCATCTACGTAACACACGACCAGACCGAGGCTATGACCATGGGCGACAGAATCGTTGTTATGAAGGACGGTTACATCCAGCAGATCGATACACCTACAAACCTCTACAACAATCCTGTTAACCAGTTCGTTGCTGGCTTCATCGGTTCACCTCAGATGAACTTCATCGATGCAAGACTGCTGAAGAGAGACGGCAAGTATGTTGTTGAGTTCGGTTCCGAGGATACCAAGAATTCCAAGGGCGTTAAGTATGAGGTTGAGGTTCCCGAGTCCAAGGCTGATCCCGAGGCACTTGAGCCCCTGGTAAATCAGGAAGTTGTTCTCGGTGTAAGACCTGAGTGCATCCACGATGAGGAGATGTTCCTCTCTGCTGCTAAGACAGGTATCATCAATGCTACTGTTGAAGTAACAGAAATGATGGGTGCTGAGACTTATCTGTATCTGACTTGCGAGGGTATCAACCTGACTGCAAGAGTATCGCCCAGATCTACTGCTAGACCTCAGGACGAGATCCAGGTAGCTCTTGATCCTAACAGAATCCACATCTTCGATAAGGAGACTGAGAAGGCTATTGTAAACTGA